Proteins from a genomic interval of Nitrospina gracilis Nb-211:
- the rbfA gene encoding 30S ribosome-binding factor RbfA codes for MFRYKRSERVQELLLEELSKMVQHELKDPRIGFVTLTRIALSDNLKHAKVFVSILGTDQVREEGLKGLNSAKGFLRSQLGKRLYLKAIPELDFKLDTSGDQVDRITQLLRQIHKDDDE; via the coding sequence ATGTTTCGCTATAAACGGTCCGAACGGGTCCAGGAACTGCTCCTGGAAGAGCTGTCTAAAATGGTCCAGCACGAGCTGAAGGACCCGCGGATCGGCTTCGTGACGCTGACCCGGATCGCCCTTTCGGACAACCTGAAACACGCCAAGGTGTTTGTCAGTATTCTGGGCACCGATCAGGTACGGGAAGAAGGCCTGAAGGGGCTGAACAGCGCAAAGGGTTTTCTGCGCAGTCAGTTGGGCAAACGGCTGTACCTGAAAGCGATCCCCGAGCTGGATTTCAAGCTGGATACCTCCGGGGACCAGGTGGACCGCATCACCCAGCTCCTGAGGCAAATCCACAAAGACGACGATGAATAA
- a CDS encoding DUF503 domain-containing protein: MKVGCCAIKLFLHGNESLKGKRKVIRAIKDRVKNKFNISIAEVGDQDRHQSIHLGIAAVSGDGPYVEGLMQQVVNFIDQMHLAEMTDYQIEVLNLGKG, from the coding sequence ATGAAAGTGGGATGTTGCGCCATCAAATTGTTTCTGCACGGCAACGAGTCGCTGAAAGGCAAGCGCAAGGTCATCCGCGCCATCAAGGACCGGGTGAAAAACAAATTCAATATCAGCATCGCCGAGGTGGGAGACCAGGACAGGCACCAGAGCATCCATCTCGGCATTGCGGCGGTCAGCGGTGACGGTCCTTATGTGGAGGGCCTCATGCAACAGGTGGTCAATTTCATCGACCAGATGCACCTGGCCGAAATGACGGATTACCAGATAGAAGTTTTGAACCTCGGCAAAGGCTGA